CTCACCCGCGGATCTCGCCCACGGATGATGGAGAGGGCCTTGGCAGCCAGAGTGACCGCGGCGGTCACGGGTACCGGGAGCTACCTGCCGCCGGACAGCATCGACAACTTCCAGCTTCTCGGCATGGGCACGCTGCGCGAGTCGTTCGACGTCGGGCAGGCGCGGTCCGCGCTCAGGGGTGTCGAGGGTGCCAACGGACTATCGGCCCCCGAGGTCTTCGATCAGTGGGCGTACCAGTTGACCGGCATCCGGTCGCGCCGGCGGATCCCGCCGGAGAGCGACCTGACGACCGAGGACATGTGTGCCCGGGCGGGGCTCGCCGCGCTGGAGGCGGCCGGACGCGAGCCGGACGAGATCGACCAGCTCTATGTCGCGACCGTGTCGCCGTCCGACGAAGTTCCGAACAGTGCCTGTACCGTGGCGACGAAGATCGGGAATCCACGATTGGGAGGATTCGCGATCAACGCGGCGTGCGCCGGCTTCGTGTACGGCGTGGGGGCGGCGTGGTCGGCGATCGTCAGCGGCATGGCGGAGCGGGTCCTGGTGGTTTCGGGCGACGCCCTCACGCGGCTCGTGGACTACACGGACGTGCGGACGGCCGTGCTCTTCGGCGACGGAGCCGGGGCGGTCGTGCTCGAGCGGAGCGAAACGGACCACGGGGTACTCGGCCCGATGGCGGCGTCCGGCTGGTTCGCTCGCGACCCGCTGTACCTCGTCGGGCAGAGCTGGCGGGACGATCGGGACCGGATCCCCATTCTCCACATGGAAGGCGGGCCGCGGATCGTCCGCAACGCGATCGTCAAGATGGCCGAAGTGGGCGATCAGGCGCTTCAAAAGGCGGGTCTCGACTGGTCCCACGTGGATTTTGTGATCCCTCACCAGGCGAACGCGCGAATCACGCAGGGCCTCGAGCAGAGGCTGGAACTCCCGAAAGGGCGCGTCGTCCACAACATCGTCGACTACGGCAACATGTCCGCCTCGACCGTCGCCGTGACGCTCGATGAGGTCGTCCGCGGAAAGCACGGACCCGTGCCGGACCCGGCCACGATCGTTCTCACCTCGATCGGCGGCGGCTACACGATGGCGGCGGCGGTCGTCCGCATCTGATTCGACGGGCCGTCTGACAGCCCGCGGCGGACCCGCGCGTCAAGCGGGACTCGCCCACTCCCTGAGCGGAATCACGTCAACGCGGTCCCCGGCGCCGATGGCGTCCGTCCCGACGGGGATCGCGAGGAGCCCGTCGGCCAGCATCGACCCCAGGTTGCCCGAACCCTGCGGACCGCTCAGGCGAGCCGTGAGGACGCCGGACTCGGCGGATCCGATGAGCACGCGCACGAACGAAAGCACGTCCCGGGGCCCGCGCAGGTCGTGTGCCGCGACGCACTGCAGCGGTCGCCGGCAGGGGCGCGCGAACCCCGCCATCTTGCGGATCGCCGGCCTTACGAGCGTTTCGTACGTGACGAGCGCCGAGGCCGGATTGCCCGGGACCCCCCAGAACGGCCGGCCGCCGAGCAGGCCGAAGACGGCGGCGCTGCCGGGGCGCATCCGCAGGCGCCAGAAGGAGCGCTCGAAGCCGAGTTCGTCGAGTACCTGCTTCACATAGTCGTGTTCGCCGACGCTCACGCCGGCCGCGGAGACGATCGCGTCGCAGGCTCCGGCCTGCGCGAGACAACGGTGCAGGTCGTCGGGGTCGTCCCGGGCGATGCCGAGCGGCACCGGTTCCGCCCCGGAATCCGCGATCTGGGCGGCCAGCGCGTGCCCGTTCGAGTTCATGATCTTCCGCCCGGCCCGCACCTCGTCGAATTCATCGAAATCCGCGAGTTCATCTCCGTTCGCAAGCACGCCGACGCGGGGTCGCCGGCCCACATCCACCTGGTCGAGGCCGGCCGACGCGAGCAGCGCCACCGCCGCCGCCCCAAGTTCCTCCCCGCGCTCCACCACCGTGTCGCCCGCCTTGACATCCTCCCCGAGGAAACGGATGTGCCGCTCCCCGTCGGCATCGTCGAATATGCTCACGTGCTTGTCCGGGCCTCCGTCCGTGTGCTCCACGCGGACGACGCCCGTGGCGCCCTCCGGCACCGGCGCCCCCGTCATCACGCGCGCCACGGAGCCGGGCTCCAGCGGCCCGCGCGGAAACGCGCCGGCCGGGATGTCGTCGGAGATCGGGAGAACCACGGGCCGTTCCGGGCTCGCGCCGCGAACCTCGTCGATTCGGACGGCGAATCCGTCCATGGCGCTGTTGTCCCAGGGCGGGTGGGGGGCGACGGCTTTCGCGTCGCGTGCGAGGGAGCGGCCGAGGGCGGCGGAGAGCGGGATCCGTACCGTCTCCAGCGGCGACACAGCGTCCAGCACGAGAGCGAGGGCTTCGTCGAAGGAGATCCAGTCCGCGTCGTTCATGTTTCACCGCCGAGGCGCTTCGCCACCGAAAGCTAGAAGTAGTACCAGATGGAGATGCTGAACTCCGGGTTGTGGCCCCACACGGAACCCTGCGGCGCCGGCGCTCCGGAGGCCTCGAACAGGTCCAGGGTGGTTCCGAAGAGGAATCCGTCCGGAGACGTCACGCGGACCAGGTAGTCGCGGGCCTCGAAACCGATCCCGATCGTCTCCGTCGGAAAGATCTCGAACCCCAGCCCCACAAAAATGTGCGGAGCGGTGGAGATGTCGTACCGGAAGGGTTCGAGCGCCTGGTCGGCGAGGAACTCGGAGGCGCCCTCGTCGACGCCGAACACGAAGCCGCCGCCGATGAGCCCGTAGGGGTGGATCCCGTTCCACGTCCGCGCTCCGGTGAGGCCGATTTGCGCGCCGAGGTCGGCCCGCAGCCAGCCCGCGGCGACGGTGTCGACGACCATCGGTCCAGCCGGGTCGAGGACGTCCAGCGTCCATCGGTCCGCCGCTCCGTATGTGGCCCCAAGCTCGAGAGAAAGGGGACTCGACGCCCGGACGCGCATTCTGGCGCCCGCCACGTTGGTGGGTCCCTGGGCGAACTCGAGCCGCCCCCGGTTCCCCGCGTGGTGGCCCCCGAAAAGGCCGACGCGGAAGCCCTTCTCGCGCCAGCGGAAGGGGGAGTCGATGCGTTCGGCCTGCGCCTCGAGCGTCGCCGGGGCTGCGGCGAGCAGGGCGAGTCCGACGACGAGGATCAGTCTGTTTGACACTGGGTTGACGCGGATTCCATATGTTGGATGAGTCGAATCTCGAACGGAAATGGCCCCAACTCGCGAGTTTCGCGACGGGGTCGCGGCGCGGGGAATGTAGGTGGAGGACCGGGTCCTAACCAGAAAAACGTCTCGTCGCGGTCGCCTGCGACACCGGCTTCTCCTGCCGGTCGTCCTGGCGTGTGCGTACGCGCCGCCCCCCGTGGCCGCGCAGCTGCGCGAAGTCGTCATCGACGGCGAGGTCTTCCGGAGGATGGCGGATGGCCGCCGGCTGGCCGAACTCGCGCTGCGCACGCCGGTTATCCTCAGGCGTACGGAAGGGATCTGGGCGGAGGTGGAGATCGAGGGTTGGGTCCCGTCCAGCTCGGTCGCGCCATCCACCCGCGAGGGCCACAACGGCGTCATCGCCAGCCGGGGAGGCGAACGTCTCAGATCCGGACCCGCCGGGTCCGTGACCGGACTGCTCCTCGAGGGCTTCCTCGTCGACCGGCTGGAGGAGCGGGGGGACTGGAGCCGCATTCGCCGCTCGGGCTGGGTACGCGAGGCCGCGCTCGGGGCGAGCGACGCCGCCGGTGGCGAAGCCGGCATCCTGGCCGGCGTCTCGGCCGCGGCGCTGAGCGCGAACCCGGATGACTATGCCGGCGCGACCCTCCAATGGACCGTCCGGTTTCTGTCGCTGGAACGGGCCGAACCGGAGCGGATCGACTTCTACGAGGGAGAGCCCTTCCTGCTCGCGCGGGCCCCTGACCCCGGGGACGGTCTGGTCTACATCGCCGTCCCTCCCGACCTGCTGGCCGCGGCCGAAAAACTCCGGCCCCTCCAGACCCTCGACGTGCTCGTGAAGGTCCGGACGGGCCGGTCGGCGCTACTGAGGGTCCCGATACTGGACCTGCTCGAACTCTACTGAGCCGATTCCGGTCCGGGACCCTCCGCGGGGCCGGGCGAGCGGAGAGCCGCTACCGGTTCCCCTGGTTCCCCTCGCTCTCGGCCTCGTTCAGGAAGGCCTCTGCCTCCATCAGGCCGGCGTGCGCAAGGCCGCTCCAGAGGTTGGCGACCTTCGCGTAGGCCTCGGCGGCGAGCACCGCGTCGCCGTTGGCGGCGTGCGCCCGGGCCAGGCCGAGGAGCGAACGCGGCCGGTTCGGCATTCGCAGCAGCGACGTCTCGAACTTCTCGACCGCCTTGTCGGGCATCCCGAGTTCGAGCAGCAGTTCACCGTAGAGTTCGTGGAGGGGCTTGACCGGGCTCGCGGAGCCGCGCGGCGGCGCCATGCTCATGACCTCCGCCTCGGCCTCGTCCATGAGACCGGTCGCCACGTCGGGATGGCCCATCGCGGCGTGCCGGAGCGCCCCGACCTGCTTGTGCATGACGTGCGTGTAGCCCTCGCCGTCCGACAGTTCCTTCAGGGCGGCCTCCGCCTCGGTCACGATCGCCTGGTCGCCCATGCGGTGGGCGCTGAGTCCCGTGGCGAGGAGTTCATGCGCCGGGGAGTCTTCGGTGACCGGCTGGGTCTCCCACTGCTCGGTCTCGACGATGTAGCGTGCCTTGAGGAGCGAGACCGCGTTCTGCGCCCGCGCGATGCCGGCCGCGCCCCGCGCCCCGCCCGTCGTCGCGAAGCCCTCGTTGTCGACCATGTCCGCGAGCCGATCCATCCACAGCCGCGCCTTCTCGTAGTCGCCGCGCTGGAGGTCGCCGTACTGCCCCCAGTCGAGCGAGTGCACCGCGTCGCCCACCGCGTCGCCGGGCTGCCACAGCTCCTGCGCCACGTCGTAGGCCGACTGGTTGTTGCCGGACACGCGTTCCCACATCCCGTGCTGGATGAAGATGTGCGTCGGCATGTGCCGTGCGTGGGAAACCGCCGGCGCGATGTCCGCGAACGCGTAGGCCGCGTCCAGCGCGAGCGGGGCCATGATCGGATTGTCAAAGGAATGGATCGTGTAGTGCGCCGCGCCCGGGTGCATCGGATTCGCGTTGAACAGCCGGAGCGCGATCGCCCCCGCCATCACGTTCCAGCGCTGGCTCAGATCGCGCGTCGCCGCGGTCGCCCCGAGCAGCGAGAGCGCGTAGAAAGCTGCGACCTCCGGGTCCTCCGGATAGGCCTCGTACAGGTCGCGCATCGCCTCCATGTATCCGACGCGCCGCTCCGTATGGTCGGCCTCGCCCCACAGGATCTCGACGGCCTTCAGGAAGCCCTTCTCCCGGTCCGTCGGCGCTTTGGCCATGCGTTCGGCCGGCGTCTCGCCCAGCCTTTGCAGCGCCTTTCTCGGATCCGTCGGGTCCATCTGGGAAACGAGCGGGTGGTTGTAGGCGAGCGACTCGCCCCAGTAGGCCATCGCGAAGTCCGGGTCCAGTTCCTGTGCCGCGTGGAACTGCTCCCGCGCCTGCTTCCAGCCGAAGCTGTGCAGGATCGCCACGCCCCGGAGGAAGCGCTCCTGCGCCTCGCCCGTCGCGGAGGTCGGGAAGGTGATCGATCCGACCTCGTCGAACTGAGCCTCGACCTGCGCGGGAACCGCCGACAGCATCGCGCCAAGGAGGAACGCCGGAAGCATCATGGACCATCTTTTCATCGTACTATCCCTCTCAGGAAAGAAACGCCGGCCTGTTTCGTCCGGTACTGCACTGAAGTCACGGTGTCAAAACCGGAAGCGGGCAGCAAGGCGTCATGCCGCGGCGCGGCGTCGCCCGCCGCCTCACGCGTCCGGGAGTTCGTAGTTGATCGTCAGCGTGTGCGCTCCGTCGCCGTCGACGGCGATCTCGACGGAACCCGTCAGTCCCTTCAGGTCGCCGGTCGCCGAACCCGGCACGATCTGTCCGCCCGTCTGTTCGCGGCCGCTCGCGCTCAGCCCCCAGTGCTGCATGACGAACGTCCCCTCCCGTCCGCCGAGCGCTCCCCGCACGACCTCGCGAGCGATGTAGCCCGCTCCAGCGGTGATATCCGCCACATCCGCCTGACACATGAGGAGCCGGGCCTCGCTCTCCGCCACGAGGTCCCCGCCGAACCGCTTCAGGACCGTGGCGTGCGAGAGGGTCGGCCCCCCGCCGCCGGACTCCGGTTCGCCCTGGTCCCAGCCAGTGACCTCGAAGGAGGCGACCGCGCGCGTCATGCCGGACTTCTCTGTGGCCTTCCCTGTTGCCGCCGGGCTCTCGCTAGAGCTCCGCCACGGCGGTGGACAGGTTGTCCAGGGCGCGCTTCACGAGCGTGCGCGAGGTCGCGATGTTCATCCGCATGTGCCTCTCGCCGCCGGTCCCGTAGCTGGGTCCGTTGTTGAGATAGATGCGCGCATTCTCGGCGAGCCAGCGCTGCAGGATGCTCTCCGGCGACACCGGATCCGCGGCCGTCCGGTTCTCGTGATCCGCCTTCCCCTGCGCATCGATGCGGTCCATCAACCCGCCCATGTCGAGCCACGCGAGAAAGGTGCCCTGCGCCTTCGTGTACTTCACGCCCGGCACGTTCTCGCGAATGTAGGACTCGGTGAGGTCGTGGTTGCCGTCGAGGTAGACGAGGAGCTGGTCGAGCCACTCATCGCCCTCGTTATTGGCGGCGCGGGCGGCGTACATGCCCAGCGTGCTGAGGTCCGCCCGCGTGTACTGGCGAAGGCGCGTCATGAAGGAGGGGTTGGTCGAGAAGTACCAGGCGACCTTGTTTGCCGCGAGGCTGAAGGTCTTGCTGTTGGATTTGAAGGTGACGCTGTTGTCGACGATCTTCGGATCGAGGCTGGCGAACGGCGTGTACTTCTGTCCCTTCGTCACGAAATCGCAGTGGATCTCGTCGGAGAGCACCGGCACGCGGTGCTCGAGACAGATCTCGCCCATGCGCGTCATGTCTTCCGCCGACCAGCAGTTTCCGGTCGGGTTCTGCGGGTTGCAGAGGATGAAGGCGTGGACCCGCTGCACGCGGCGCTCGAAGTCGTCCCAGTCGATCTCGTAGACGCCGTCGACGACCTTCATTTCACTGTCCTCGGCGACGTTCCGCGCGAAGCGCAGGTCCGAGTAGAAGCCGTTGTAGGTCGGCGTCGTCATGAGGACCCGGCTGCCCGGAGGCGCGAAGGTGTGCAGCCCCGCGATGATTCCGGGGTGGACGCCGCTCGTCCAGACGATGGTCGAGGGGTCGATGTCGAGGTCGTAGCGGCGCTGGTTCCAGGCCACGACGGCGTCCGTGAAGGAGCTGTCGCGGTGCTGGTAGCCCCAGTTCTCGTGTGCGGAGCGCTCGGCGATCGCCCGGGTGATGCACGGCGCCGCGCGGAAGTCCATGTCCGCGATCCCCATGCCGACCTCAAGATCCGGGCCGAACTGCTCGATGGCGCGGTCCCACTTGACGCAGTCGGTGCCGCGCCGGTCGTAGATTTCGTCGAAGTCGAATTCCTCGCCGGCGACGCCGAGCCCGGCCGGGGCGACATCGGTCGCGGCCACCTCGCTCGCAAGCGCCGAACGCGCGCCCACGGCGCCCAGGACGGCGGTGGCTCCCGTGCTCTTGAGAAACGCCCGACGATTCAGACCGTGATTCCGCAGCATTTGCACGCCCTCCTCGGAACTTTCCCTCGCGGCGGATCGACACCGCGCAGCCGATTCAGGGTGGTCGAAACGTTCGGTTCTGGCAAGACGGAGGGGCGTCGGGCGTCGCCCCCGGCGACTTTCAGCCGAGGCGTTCGAGGTGGGCCGTGCTCTCGGACACGCCGGCCTCGACGCCCGCCTCCCGGTACAGGCCGTGGGCCTCGAGCCACAGCTGGCGGGCCTGGTCGGGCTCGTCGAGCGCCTCGCACAGGATGGCCGCGGACCGCACGGCGTTGGCCGCATCGAGCGGCGGGGCGGCCGGATCCGCCCGGTACAGCGGCAGCGCCTCCGCGTAGCATCGGCCCGCCTTGTCGAGATCGCCCATCTCCCGGAGGACATCCCCCAGGTGGCGCACCGTGTGGGCGTGGACGAGCCGGTCGTCCCCGTGCCGGCAGAGCGGGACGGCTTCGAGGTAGAGGCGCATGGCCGCATCGAGCCGCCCCCTGTCCCGTTCGACATTCGCCTGTCCGTGAAGGGCGCGGGCGAGCGCGAGCGGATCCTCGCCGCGACGGGCGAGCGCGACGGCCGCTTTCATGTGCCGCATCGCCTCGTCCGGCCGGTCCTCCCGTCGCGCGGCCATCCCCCGCCGGATGAGCGACTCGACGGCGTCCCGGGGCCCAGTGCCGGTTTCCGGAGAAGTCCCGTCCGGCATGTGGCTACCCTCCGCGCGGAACCGGGGCCGAGGAATGGCCGCTCAGGATGCGCCACCCTCCGGTCTCGTGTGCCCAGATCATCGTCACG
This genomic interval from Candidatus Palauibacter polyketidifaciens contains the following:
- a CDS encoding beta-ketoacyl-ACP synthase 3, which produces MAARVTAAVTGTGSYLPPDSIDNFQLLGMGTLRESFDVGQARSALRGVEGANGLSAPEVFDQWAYQLTGIRSRRRIPPESDLTTEDMCARAGLAALEAAGREPDEIDQLYVATVSPSDEVPNSACTVATKIGNPRLGGFAINAACAGFVYGVGAAWSAIVSGMAERVLVVSGDALTRLVDYTDVRTAVLFGDGAGAVVLERSETDHGVLGPMAASGWFARDPLYLVGQSWRDDRDRIPILHMEGGPRIVRNAIVKMAEVGDQALQKAGLDWSHVDFVIPHQANARITQGLEQRLELPKGRVVHNIVDYGNMSASTVAVTLDEVVRGKHGPVPDPATIVLTSIGGGYTMAAAVVRI
- the glp gene encoding gephyrin-like molybdotransferase Glp, whose product is MNDADWISFDEALALVLDAVSPLETVRIPLSAALGRSLARDAKAVAPHPPWDNSAMDGFAVRIDEVRGASPERPVVLPISDDIPAGAFPRGPLEPGSVARVMTGAPVPEGATGVVRVEHTDGGPDKHVSIFDDADGERHIRFLGEDVKAGDTVVERGEELGAAAVALLASAGLDQVDVGRRPRVGVLANGDELADFDEFDEVRAGRKIMNSNGHALAAQIADSGAEPVPLGIARDDPDDLHRCLAQAGACDAIVSAAGVSVGEHDYVKQVLDELGFERSFWRLRMRPGSAAVFGLLGGRPFWGVPGNPASALVTYETLVRPAIRKMAGFARPCRRPLQCVAAHDLRGPRDVLSFVRVLIGSAESGVLTARLSGPQGSGNLGSMLADGLLAIPVGTDAIGAGDRVDVIPLREWASPA
- a CDS encoding tetratricopeptide repeat protein — encoded protein: MKRWSMMLPAFLLGAMLSAVPAQVEAQFDEVGSITFPTSATGEAQERFLRGVAILHSFGWKQAREQFHAAQELDPDFAMAYWGESLAYNHPLVSQMDPTDPRKALQRLGETPAERMAKAPTDREKGFLKAVEILWGEADHTERRVGYMEAMRDLYEAYPEDPEVAAFYALSLLGATAATRDLSQRWNVMAGAIALRLFNANPMHPGAAHYTIHSFDNPIMAPLALDAAYAFADIAPAVSHARHMPTHIFIQHGMWERVSGNNQSAYDVAQELWQPGDAVGDAVHSLDWGQYGDLQRGDYEKARLWMDRLADMVDNEGFATTGGARGAAGIARAQNAVSLLKARYIVETEQWETQPVTEDSPAHELLATGLSAHRMGDQAIVTEAEAALKELSDGEGYTHVMHKQVGALRHAAMGHPDVATGLMDEAEAEVMSMAPPRGSASPVKPLHELYGELLLELGMPDKAVEKFETSLLRMPNRPRSLLGLARAHAANGDAVLAAEAYAKVANLWSGLAHAGLMEAEAFLNEAESEGNQGNR
- a CDS encoding DUF3224 domain-containing protein, with product MTRAVASFEVTGWDQGEPESGGGGPTLSHATVLKRFGGDLVAESEARLLMCQADVADITAGAGYIAREVVRGALGGREGTFVMQHWGLSASGREQTGGQIVPGSATGDLKGLTGSVEIAVDGDGAHTLTINYELPDA
- a CDS encoding aminotransferase class I/II-fold pyridoxal phosphate-dependent enzyme gives rise to the protein MLRNHGLNRRAFLKSTGATAVLGAVGARSALASEVAATDVAPAGLGVAGEEFDFDEIYDRRGTDCVKWDRAIEQFGPDLEVGMGIADMDFRAAPCITRAIAERSAHENWGYQHRDSSFTDAVVAWNQRRYDLDIDPSTIVWTSGVHPGIIAGLHTFAPPGSRVLMTTPTYNGFYSDLRFARNVAEDSEMKVVDGVYEIDWDDFERRVQRVHAFILCNPQNPTGNCWSAEDMTRMGEICLEHRVPVLSDEIHCDFVTKGQKYTPFASLDPKIVDNSVTFKSNSKTFSLAANKVAWYFSTNPSFMTRLRQYTRADLSTLGMYAARAANNEGDEWLDQLLVYLDGNHDLTESYIRENVPGVKYTKAQGTFLAWLDMGGLMDRIDAQGKADHENRTAADPVSPESILQRWLAENARIYLNNGPSYGTGGERHMRMNIATSRTLVKRALDNLSTAVAEL
- a CDS encoding tetratricopeptide repeat protein, whose amino-acid sequence is MPDGTSPETGTGPRDAVESLIRRGMAARREDRPDEAMRHMKAAVALARRGEDPLALARALHGQANVERDRGRLDAAMRLYLEAVPLCRHGDDRLVHAHTVRHLGDVLREMGDLDKAGRCYAEALPLYRADPAAPPLDAANAVRSAAILCEALDEPDQARQLWLEAHGLYREAGVEAGVSESTAHLERLG